Proteins encoded in a region of the Planococcus shixiaomingii genome:
- a CDS encoding carbohydrate ABC transporter permease has translation MKKSKSKTILVVAVASLIALLFLLPLIFMIFTSFKALGEAMSSSALFPKLWTAENYASIFGISAEVPILRWLINTGIVTVGGTALVVFVDVLAAYSLARLNLPWKSFFLTVVVSALTIPTIITLFPMFYLFRQYELIDTFAPLMLVYSANTMGVFLIYSFLRGFPKDLEEAAVIDGATLWQILRFVVFPAIRPVVATLSVLTFLTIYNDFLWPSVVTSSDEMKTVTLGVANLVQGANFVNPGKMMAATVVATMPALIIFVAANKYFVRSVVSSGIK, from the coding sequence ATGAAAAAATCGAAATCTAAAACAATTTTGGTTGTTGCAGTGGCATCTCTTATCGCCTTATTGTTTTTATTGCCATTGATTTTCATGATTTTCACTTCATTTAAAGCTTTAGGTGAAGCGATGTCATCTTCGGCGTTGTTTCCAAAATTATGGACGGCGGAGAACTATGCCAGTATTTTCGGTATTAGTGCTGAAGTTCCCATTTTGCGCTGGCTTATCAATACGGGCATTGTGACCGTCGGGGGAACTGCATTGGTCGTGTTTGTGGATGTTCTTGCAGCTTATTCACTGGCTCGGTTAAATCTTCCATGGAAAAGTTTTTTCTTAACGGTGGTCGTATCGGCATTGACTATTCCAACGATCATTACCTTATTTCCGATGTTTTATTTGTTCAGGCAGTACGAACTGATTGATACATTCGCCCCGCTAATGTTAGTGTACTCGGCTAACACAATGGGGGTTTTTCTCATCTACAGTTTTCTTAGGGGCTTTCCAAAAGATCTAGAAGAAGCGGCGGTAATCGATGGAGCAACATTATGGCAAATCTTGCGATTTGTTGTGTTCCCGGCAATTCGACCGGTAGTTGCAACATTATCGGTGCTGACGTTTCTCACCATCTACAACGATTTTTTATGGCCCTCAGTGGTTACCAGTTCAGATGAAATGAAAACCGTTACGCTGGGAGTAGCCAACCTTGTACAAGGCGCTAACTTTGTGAACCCAGGCAAAATGATGGCTGCAACTGTTGTGGCTACTATGCCGGCGTTGATCATATTCGTGGCGGCAAATAAATATTTTGTAAGAAGCGTAGTCAGTTCCGGAATTAAATAA
- a CDS encoding carbohydrate ABC transporter permease produces MRISRTWSITLFLPFLICFILFLVLPLLYGLYISMHSWSVFGGNGGFVGLDNYTAILTPGNIYSNAFYLGLKNTLIFVAISVIPLVIISLGLALLVDSIPDKLKVYFRTIFFISYAVSVTAVSAIFKWLFTGNGGYVNNVLNTMGFSSINWLNEQPYAWVAILIATIWWTIGFNMILFINALDEVDQTMYEAASLDGANWWKKFSYITFPSIKGVFVFLTIVSVIASFNLYGQTLLITAGGPTQSTQSLIMIIQQMVFTQNNLGVGSAMAIVMGLIMVIIVATQYFYSFRNE; encoded by the coding sequence ATGAGGATTTCAAGAACGTGGTCCATTACATTATTTTTGCCATTTTTAATATGTTTTATTTTATTTTTGGTTTTGCCTCTCCTATACGGTTTGTATATCAGCATGCATAGTTGGTCTGTTTTTGGCGGCAACGGCGGATTTGTAGGTTTGGACAATTACACGGCAATTTTGACACCCGGTAATATTTACAGCAATGCGTTTTACTTGGGTTTAAAAAACACGCTCATTTTTGTGGCTATCAGTGTAATTCCGTTGGTGATTATCAGCCTCGGACTTGCGCTATTGGTCGACAGCATTCCGGACAAATTAAAAGTATATTTCCGGACTATATTCTTTATCTCCTACGCAGTGTCCGTAACTGCAGTGTCCGCTATATTCAAATGGTTATTCACTGGTAATGGCGGTTACGTCAACAATGTGCTGAATACGATGGGCTTCAGTTCGATTAACTGGCTGAACGAGCAGCCTTATGCCTGGGTAGCAATTTTGATAGCGACCATTTGGTGGACTATCGGGTTTAATATGATTTTATTTATCAACGCTTTGGACGAAGTGGATCAGACCATGTACGAAGCCGCAAGCCTCGATGGCGCAAATTGGTGGAAAAAATTCAGTTACATAACATTTCCGTCCATTAAGGGAGTTTTTGTTTTTCTAACGATCGTTTCAGTTATCGCATCGTTTAATCTGTACGGCCAAACCTTGCTGATTACAGCAGGTGGGCCAACACAAAGCACTCAATCTTTGATCATGATCATCCAGCAGATGGTCTTCACCCAAAATAATCTGGGTGTTGGATCGGCAATGGCCATTGTTATGGGATTAATCATGGTAATTATAGTCGCAACCCAATACTTTTACTCATTCCGTAATGAATAA
- a CDS encoding extracellular solute-binding protein — protein MKKKFFLAMLLMIAMILSACGGGGGSGSSGQTADGKIVIKYINGFTGGDGDFMKKITDGFNESQDKYVVEESQEKDHYTKFKTGNYDLVVIHTDLLDTYRQDKMIQDISGVMETAGLSPEDFHPVGKDYVSFDDGVFAVPLDIHPMTMFFNKKLSPEAPATYDDLKTLSATLQQEDPNMFATGIPSAGLGEWFIMTMASQNGINLVEGNHMNFSQEKLADALMTYNDMIFKDKISPPGLGLDGEFQAFMKQVDEGNSSMQTATALTGPWYYGAVKETYGDDLGIASVPQLGTQPGVYGAGHTLALPASVQDDEKKAGIAEFLKYMYTPENLLNWADSGQAPTHLATMELVEQEAEKYPLSAQNIKQFESFKGAPKLYQYREQVRYVVENIYPKVVGEEGMTKEALMAELESATDQAKQVAETAPQ, from the coding sequence ATGAAGAAAAAGTTTTTTTTAGCGATGTTATTGATGATTGCCATGATTTTAAGTGCGTGTGGAGGCGGTGGCGGCTCGGGGTCAAGTGGACAAACTGCAGACGGCAAGATAGTTATCAAATACATTAATGGCTTTACTGGCGGTGATGGCGACTTCATGAAAAAAATTACAGATGGTTTTAACGAATCGCAAGACAAATATGTGGTGGAAGAATCGCAAGAAAAAGATCATTACACAAAGTTTAAAACGGGCAACTACGATTTAGTAGTCATCCATACGGATTTGCTGGATACTTATCGCCAAGATAAAATGATTCAAGATATTAGCGGAGTTATGGAAACTGCAGGACTGAGTCCGGAAGATTTTCACCCGGTCGGAAAAGATTATGTCAGCTTTGATGATGGCGTTTTTGCTGTGCCGCTTGATATCCATCCGATGACCATGTTTTTCAATAAAAAATTGTCTCCAGAAGCTCCTGCGACATACGATGACCTAAAAACACTTTCAGCGACTCTTCAACAAGAAGACCCGAATATGTTTGCAACAGGAATACCAAGTGCAGGATTGGGTGAATGGTTTATTATGACCATGGCTTCTCAAAACGGCATAAATTTAGTAGAAGGCAATCACATGAACTTTTCACAGGAAAAATTGGCCGATGCGCTGATGACTTATAACGATATGATTTTCAAAGACAAAATTTCACCTCCCGGTTTGGGCTTGGATGGGGAATTCCAAGCGTTTATGAAACAAGTTGATGAAGGAAACAGTTCCATGCAAACTGCGACCGCTCTTACCGGCCCATGGTATTACGGAGCAGTTAAAGAAACTTATGGGGATGATCTAGGCATTGCTTCCGTTCCGCAACTGGGGACCCAACCTGGAGTTTACGGGGCTGGCCATACTTTGGCTCTTCCGGCGTCTGTCCAGGATGATGAGAAAAAAGCAGGAATTGCTGAGTTTCTAAAATACATGTACACTCCAGAAAACTTACTGAATTGGGCTGACAGCGGCCAAGCGCCGACTCATTTGGCAACGATGGAATTAGTTGAACAAGAAGCTGAAAAATATCCGCTGTCCGCGCAGAATATCAAGCAATTCGAATCGTTTAAAGGGGCACCGAAACTATATCAATACCGCGAACAAGTACGTTATGTTGTTGAAAATATCTATCCGAAAGTTGTTGGTGAAGAAGGCATGACAAAAGAAGCGCTTATGGCAGAATTGGAAAGCGCGACTGACCAAGCGAAGCAAGTTGCTGAAACAGCTCCTCAATAA
- the ade gene encoding adenine deaminase, whose translation MEKKQLESRILAANKQQPADLVIRNGRIVNVFTKELTTGDIAIKDGVIVGIGEYEGVEEIDAKGRYVSPGLIDAHVHIESSMVTPHQFSQIVLPHGVTTVITDPHEIANVLGVKGIDFMLEDSEQVMLDVFVMLPSCVPATSFENSGAALSAKDLEHFISHKRVLGIAEVMDFPAVLRADSAMLDKLLLSSQRDGHAAGLKENDLNVYRTAGISTDHECVTKEEVIERLRRGMYVMLREGSVAKNLNALLEAVTEANAHRCMFCTDDKHLDDLIEEGSVDHNLRTAIRHGLNPITAISMASLHAAQCYGLHTKGAVAPGYEADLILLDDLEEFKIYEVYKKGELVASGGAYTGPISERGQLGSVRNSVNIADYTKEKFQINMGKNVKANIIGINPNNLITEHLVGEVETYNGCFVPNLERDQLKIAVVERHKATGNVGLGIVNGLGLKTGAIATTVAHDSHNIIAVGTNDEDMLLAVKALEEMEGGLVVVKDGKRLADLPLEVAGLMSKENFEVVNQQVNAVNKSLIQLGAPTHFNAFLTLSFLALPVIPQLKITDCGLFDMGEFKHISVPVSD comes from the coding sequence GTGGAGAAAAAACAACTGGAATCCCGTATATTAGCGGCTAACAAACAACAGCCTGCAGACTTGGTCATCCGCAACGGACGCATAGTCAACGTTTTTACGAAAGAACTGACAACGGGTGATATTGCCATCAAGGACGGCGTTATTGTCGGAATCGGAGAATATGAGGGTGTTGAAGAAATCGACGCAAAAGGTCGATATGTTTCACCGGGTCTCATTGACGCCCATGTTCATATTGAATCTTCGATGGTCACTCCTCATCAGTTTTCTCAAATCGTCCTGCCGCACGGGGTGACGACGGTCATAACCGACCCCCATGAAATCGCCAACGTACTCGGCGTAAAAGGAATTGATTTTATGCTGGAGGATTCTGAGCAGGTAATGCTCGATGTCTTTGTCATGCTGCCATCATGTGTGCCGGCAACGTCGTTTGAAAATTCAGGTGCTGCACTTTCCGCAAAAGACTTAGAACACTTCATCAGCCATAAACGGGTATTGGGAATTGCTGAAGTCATGGATTTTCCGGCAGTGCTTCGGGCGGACAGTGCAATGTTGGATAAATTGCTGCTGAGCTCTCAACGGGACGGCCATGCAGCCGGGTTGAAGGAAAACGACTTGAACGTGTACCGGACAGCCGGCATTTCAACAGACCACGAATGTGTAACAAAAGAAGAAGTAATTGAGCGGTTGCGGCGTGGCATGTACGTCATGCTGCGCGAAGGATCTGTCGCGAAGAATCTTAACGCCCTCCTCGAAGCGGTCACGGAAGCGAACGCCCATCGCTGCATGTTTTGCACGGATGATAAACATTTGGATGACTTGATTGAAGAAGGAAGCGTCGACCACAACCTTCGGACAGCCATTCGCCACGGCTTAAATCCAATTACCGCCATTTCGATGGCCAGCCTGCATGCAGCCCAGTGCTATGGTTTGCATACAAAAGGAGCAGTGGCGCCGGGTTATGAAGCGGATTTAATTTTATTGGACGACCTGGAAGAATTCAAAATTTATGAGGTGTATAAAAAAGGGGAATTAGTAGCGAGCGGAGGCGCTTATACAGGTCCGATTTCCGAAAGGGGCCAACTTGGGTCAGTAAGAAATTCCGTCAACATCGCGGACTATACAAAAGAGAAGTTTCAAATCAACATGGGCAAAAATGTGAAAGCCAATATAATCGGCATCAATCCCAACAATTTAATAACAGAGCATTTGGTTGGTGAAGTTGAGACATATAATGGCTGCTTTGTTCCGAATCTTGAACGAGATCAACTGAAAATCGCGGTAGTTGAACGGCATAAGGCGACAGGTAATGTCGGGCTTGGCATCGTTAATGGACTTGGGCTGAAAACGGGAGCCATCGCCACAACGGTTGCACACGATTCGCACAACATTATTGCAGTTGGCACAAATGATGAGGATATGCTGTTGGCCGTCAAAGCGTTAGAAGAAATGGAAGGAGGGCTAGTGGTTGTCAAAGATGGCAAGCGCCTTGCCGATCTGCCTCTTGAAGTAGCAGGACTTATGTCGAAAGAGAATTTTGAAGTTGTTAACCAACAAGTGAATGCTGTAAACAAGAGTTTGATTCAGTTGGGAGCTCCAACGCACTTTAACGCTTTTTTAACACTTTCCTTTTTAGCATTGCCGGTAATTCCTCAACTGAAAATTACCGACTGCGGCCTGTTTGATATGGGGGAATTCAAACATATTAGTGTTCCTGTTTCTGATTGA
- a CDS encoding dienelactone hydrolase family protein: protein MGLHTEWVEYGSGFRGYLAHIDKISEQAAPAVIVIQEVWGVDEHIQDVTRRFAQAGYIAFAPELFSRHGEIQEQLKADRIEEVKRFLDELPPSGWGNVEERNAALAKHPEEKQQRITATLQTLFGGLNPAEYVDQLVATASFLRGSYSKEQGVGSIGFCLGGALSASLAAQDSELKGAIIFYGNAPKPDAMEAINCPVLGFYGQKDKRITGQVADLAKNMDSLGKSFDYTIYEGAEHAFFNDTRRSYHNGASRDAFAKSLHFFNEVLPITSAE, encoded by the coding sequence ATGGGTTTGCATACGGAATGGGTGGAATACGGCTCTGGATTTAGAGGATATCTGGCTCATATTGATAAAATTTCGGAACAGGCTGCACCGGCCGTCATTGTGATTCAAGAAGTTTGGGGAGTGGATGAACATATTCAGGATGTCACGCGCCGCTTTGCGCAAGCCGGCTACATAGCTTTTGCGCCCGAATTATTTTCCCGCCACGGAGAAATTCAAGAACAATTAAAAGCTGACCGTATTGAAGAAGTAAAGCGATTTTTGGATGAGCTGCCTCCTTCGGGTTGGGGGAACGTTGAAGAACGAAATGCTGCCTTGGCAAAGCATCCCGAAGAAAAACAGCAGAGAATTACAGCGACTCTGCAAACTTTGTTCGGCGGTTTGAACCCTGCCGAATATGTTGATCAGCTGGTGGCAACGGCTTCTTTTTTACGGGGCTCTTATTCAAAAGAACAGGGCGTCGGCTCCATTGGCTTCTGCTTGGGTGGAGCACTTTCCGCTTCACTGGCTGCACAAGACTCTGAGTTAAAAGGAGCCATTATTTTTTACGGCAATGCTCCGAAACCAGATGCGATGGAAGCGATCAACTGTCCGGTCCTAGGTTTTTACGGACAAAAAGACAAACGCATTACAGGCCAAGTGGCGGACTTGGCAAAAAACATGGATTCACTCGGTAAATCGTTCGATTACACTATTTATGAAGGGGCGGAACATGCTTTCTTCAACGATACTCGACGCTCTTATCACAACGGTGCATCCCGTGACGCTTTTGCAAAGTCACTGCATTTTTTCAACGAGGTCTTGCCAATTACATCAGCCGAATAA
- a CDS encoding mannitol-1-phosphate 5-dehydrogenase, protein MQAVHFGAGNIGRGFIGALLYQSGYQTLFLDVNDTVIQELNQQREYEVTLVGTEQEIISVKNVSGINSETNPAEAIEAISNADLVTAAVGPNVLPFIAELLAEGLKIRMKSSNEPLNVIACENMINGSSILKKHVFDYLNEEEKRAAEQLIGFPNAAVDRIVPDQRHGNILGVAVEPYYEWVVEQTAIKGQRPDIEGITYVDDLNPYIERKLFTVNTGHAVPAYLGHYKNYSTINEAMDDEEIEGVLQGALQETGEVIVRQHKFDKAEHGAYIQKIINRFRNPYVSDYVTRVARGPIRKLGQNDRLIRPASLFIQLTGQEPVNLATVIAGVLLYENDQDDEARRLQEQIAEKGYEETLQSVSGLAANDPLIAAVMKQLNVMKR, encoded by the coding sequence ATGCAGGCTGTCCATTTTGGAGCGGGCAACATAGGAAGAGGATTTATCGGCGCTCTATTGTATCAGTCAGGTTATCAAACCCTCTTTTTGGACGTCAATGATACAGTGATTCAAGAGCTGAACCAACAACGCGAGTACGAAGTGACGCTGGTTGGGACTGAACAGGAAATCATCTCGGTTAAGAATGTCAGCGGCATCAACAGCGAGACAAATCCTGCTGAAGCGATTGAAGCGATCAGTAACGCTGATTTGGTCACCGCTGCAGTCGGACCAAATGTATTGCCGTTTATTGCGGAGCTGCTTGCGGAAGGGCTGAAAATTCGGATGAAGTCCAGCAACGAACCGCTTAATGTCATCGCATGCGAAAATATGATCAATGGCAGTTCAATATTGAAAAAGCACGTGTTCGACTATTTGAACGAAGAAGAAAAAAGAGCTGCCGAACAACTGATCGGATTTCCCAACGCAGCTGTTGACCGGATTGTGCCGGATCAGCGCCACGGTAATATTTTGGGAGTAGCAGTTGAGCCGTATTACGAGTGGGTGGTCGAACAAACTGCCATAAAAGGCCAACGCCCGGATATAGAAGGCATCACATACGTGGACGATTTGAACCCTTATATCGAGCGGAAATTATTTACTGTGAATACGGGGCATGCAGTGCCGGCATATTTGGGACATTATAAAAATTACTCTACCATCAATGAAGCAATGGATGATGAAGAAATTGAAGGAGTTCTTCAAGGAGCACTTCAAGAAACAGGGGAAGTAATCGTTCGCCAGCACAAATTTGATAAAGCGGAACACGGTGCATACATCCAAAAAATTATTAACCGCTTCCGCAACCCCTATGTCTCAGATTATGTAACACGGGTAGCAAGAGGGCCGATACGTAAACTGGGGCAGAACGACCGGTTGATTCGGCCTGCCAGCCTATTCATTCAGTTGACCGGCCAAGAACCGGTGAATCTTGCAACAGTAATAGCAGGCGTCTTGTTGTATGAAAACGACCAGGACGACGAAGCGCGCCGCTTACAGGAACAAATTGCAGAAAAAGGCTATGAAGAAACGCTGCAAAGTGTTTCCGGATTAGCGGCTAATGATCCTTTGATTGCTGCAGTCATGAAGCAATTAAATGTAATGAAACGATAA
- a CDS encoding PTS sugar transporter subunit IIA: protein MAKPVLSKENIKLNVAIPSKDEAIRFTGEILVQGGYVDAGYIDKMYEREEMATTYMGNFLAIPHGTEDAKKNVIETGISVVTVPNGVDFGDGNIAKILIGIAGKGNEHLEILSNIAIVCSEEENIDKILNATSEEEILDLFSEVS from the coding sequence ATGGCGAAACCAGTATTAAGCAAAGAAAATATTAAATTAAATGTGGCTATTCCAAGCAAAGATGAGGCAATTCGTTTTACCGGTGAGATTCTTGTCCAGGGCGGCTATGTCGACGCTGGCTATATCGATAAAATGTATGAACGCGAAGAAATGGCGACTACTTATATGGGCAATTTCCTGGCGATTCCACATGGCACTGAAGATGCGAAAAAGAATGTTATTGAAACCGGCATTTCGGTTGTCACGGTGCCAAACGGCGTTGATTTTGGTGATGGCAATATCGCGAAAATTTTAATCGGCATCGCCGGTAAAGGCAATGAGCACTTGGAAATTTTATCGAATATCGCAATTGTCTGCTCGGAAGAAGAAAATATCGATAAAATTTTGAATGCCACTTCAGAAGAAGAAATTTTGGATCTCTTTAGCGAGGTGAGCTAA
- a CDS encoding PTS mannitol transporter subunit IICB: protein MAEATTRAKIQRFGSYLSGMIMPNIGAFIAWGLITALFIPDGWTPNEKLATLVGPMITYLLPLLIGFTGGRLVYDFRGGVLGAIATMGVIVGAEIPMFLGAMIMGPLAGFAMKLIDGGFQHRIRPGFEMLYNNFSAGILGAFLAGISVYFVGPLVNSLTNALASGVEVIVSMGLLPLASIIIEPAKILFLNNAINHGILSPLGVEQAASAGKSILFLLESNPGPGLGVLLAFSVFGKGISKSSAPGAAIIQFLGGIHEIYFPYVLMKPMLLLAVIAGGMSGVFTLTLFNAGLVATPSPGSIFALMALTPPGNYPGVILGVTIAAAVSFAISSVVLKTSKVEEGEDLAAAANRMQEMKGKKSDATGYLTPQPAAGVIGDTSERNLASDNTQAVQAAPIKSAHEIKKVVFACDAGMGSSAMGASLLRNKFKKAQIDIPVSNTAINQLPADADVVVTHKDLTDRAKAKLPQAEHISVENFMNSPEYDKLAQRLKEQGE, encoded by the coding sequence ATGGCAGAAGCAACAACACGTGCCAAAATCCAGCGTTTCGGGAGTTATTTGAGCGGGATGATCATGCCGAACATCGGAGCTTTTATCGCATGGGGACTCATTACAGCTTTATTTATTCCGGACGGTTGGACACCGAATGAGAAATTAGCCACACTCGTTGGTCCGATGATCACGTATTTGCTGCCGTTGCTGATCGGTTTTACCGGTGGGCGGTTGGTGTATGATTTCCGGGGCGGAGTGCTCGGTGCAATCGCTACGATGGGGGTTATTGTTGGAGCGGAAATACCGATGTTCCTAGGGGCCATGATTATGGGGCCGCTCGCCGGTTTTGCGATGAAATTGATCGATGGCGGGTTCCAGCACCGAATTCGTCCAGGTTTCGAAATGCTGTATAACAACTTTTCCGCCGGTATATTAGGGGCATTTCTTGCGGGAATTTCAGTATATTTTGTTGGACCATTGGTCAACTCGTTAACCAATGCTTTGGCTTCTGGTGTTGAAGTAATTGTCAGCATGGGATTGCTTCCTTTAGCGAGCATTATCATTGAACCGGCTAAAATTTTGTTCCTTAATAACGCTATCAACCATGGGATTTTAAGCCCGCTTGGTGTAGAACAGGCGGCAAGCGCGGGGAAATCTATATTGTTCCTGCTTGAAAGTAATCCGGGTCCAGGCCTGGGTGTTCTGCTTGCTTTTTCGGTTTTCGGCAAAGGAATTTCAAAAAGTTCCGCACCAGGAGCGGCCATCATCCAGTTTTTAGGCGGGATTCATGAAATTTATTTCCCGTATGTATTGATGAAACCGATGCTGCTTCTTGCAGTTATTGCAGGCGGCATGAGCGGGGTTTTCACGCTGACACTGTTTAATGCAGGACTTGTTGCAACACCTTCTCCGGGAAGTATTTTCGCATTGATGGCTTTGACGCCGCCGGGTAATTATCCTGGAGTTATTTTAGGGGTGACCATTGCGGCAGCCGTTTCTTTTGCAATCTCTTCTGTTGTTTTAAAAACAAGCAAAGTGGAAGAGGGAGAAGACTTGGCTGCTGCAGCTAACAGAATGCAGGAGATGAAAGGAAAGAAAAGCGACGCGACTGGTTATTTAACACCGCAACCGGCTGCTGGTGTAATCGGTGACACGAGCGAAAGAAATCTGGCTTCCGATAACACGCAAGCGGTTCAAGCGGCCCCAATAAAATCTGCACACGAAATCAAAAAAGTCGTTTTTGCCTGTGATGCAGGCATGGGCTCCAGTGCAATGGGGGCATCCTTGCTCAGAAATAAATTCAAAAAAGCTCAAATCGATATCCCGGTTTCGAATACGGCGATCAATCAACTGCCCGCAGATGCGGATGTGGTTGTTACGCATAAAGACTTAACGGACCGCGCAAAAGCGAAACTTCCGCAAGCGGAACATATTTCAGTGGAGAACTTCATGAACAGTCCGGAATACGACAAGTTGGCACAGCGTTTAAAAGAGCAGGGCGAATAA